A stretch of the Sulfolobus acidocaldarius SUSAZ genome encodes the following:
- a CDS encoding metallophosphoesterase, with protein sequence MLIAATSDIHSPRYLTQFFASFNLIRNLSIDVFLLAGDLANEGEYIHFKPVYDVLKRFRTIAVFGNEDFRENRDSYKETYPDIKWLEEDIVEFKVGDILVSVIGSDGVLEEPTKWQKLNGIDENYYREKAKKIEDLLCKARGDVKLLLTHYACTFRTVQGEKKSIFPYLGYRILEKTGCLPHLAVHGHAHHSKVTQGLVRGVRVYNVALPANHKIVLIRF encoded by the coding sequence ATGCTAATAGCAGCAACATCAGACATCCATTCACCTAGATATCTAACACAGTTCTTTGCTTCATTTAATTTGATAAGGAATCTCTCCATTGACGTATTCCTTTTAGCAGGTGATTTAGCAAATGAAGGAGAGTACATACATTTTAAACCGGTATACGATGTTCTAAAGAGGTTTAGAACAATAGCAGTATTTGGAAATGAGGACTTTAGGGAGAACAGGGATTCGTATAAGGAAACTTATCCTGATATAAAATGGTTAGAAGAGGATATTGTGGAGTTCAAGGTGGGAGATATCTTAGTCAGCGTAATTGGTAGTGACGGCGTTTTAGAAGAACCTACAAAGTGGCAAAAACTTAACGGTATTGATGAGAACTATTATAGGGAGAAGGCTAAAAAGATAGAGGATTTACTGTGTAAGGCTAGAGGAGACGTGAAGTTACTCCTAACACATTACGCATGTACATTTAGGACTGTCCAGGGAGAGAAAAAGAGTATATTTCCCTACCTGGGTTATAGAATACTTGAGAAAACCGGTTGTTTACCCCATTTGGCTGTACATGGTCATGCACATCACTCTAAAGTCACTCAAGGCTTGGTTAGAGGAGTGAGAGTTTATAATGTTGCGTTACCTGCTAATCATAAGATTGTCTTAATAAGGTTCTAG
- a CDS encoding transposase IS605: MEELIEAKILNYGKLKEIHKQILFIREYSKIVKGGPPPSNIPRELYYQATSSSNKIRYGPLRIIGNTSPYRIPEVDALVSSTRRSPPLYAIAEFSDDVRVFLAYEKPKSIVGIDIGVRHLITVVSIREDNLWKVRYWGNDVITEEMIKVIGDPQGVSEIRTIKGKIGNIIRDVVSFIQDLNPKVVAIEDLEYFESKIGSALRTVEKELESHLYRKGVKFRKLPPYYTSKICSNCGFRRGEVMGPLFVCPSCGYKADRDFNAAYNLALQCKYTC; the protein is encoded by the coding sequence ATGGAAGAGCTGATAGAAGCTAAAATTTTGAATTACGGAAAATTAAAAGAGATTCATAAACAGATTTTGTTTATCAGGGAGTACTCGAAGATAGTGAAGGGAGGTCCACCTCCCTCAAATATACCCCGTGAATTGTATTATCAAGCCACCTCCTCAAGTAACAAAATAAGATACGGTCCATTGAGAATAATAGGAAATACAAGTCCCTATAGAATACCTGAAGTCGATGCTCTAGTGAGTTCAACAAGAAGATCACCTCCTCTCTATGCTATAGCTGAATTTTCAGACGACGTGAGAGTTTTTCTTGCTTATGAAAAGCCTAAATCAATAGTTGGTATTGATATCGGGGTTAGGCACTTAATCACAGTGGTGTCGATTAGAGAAGATAACCTCTGGAAGGTAAGATATTGGGGAAACGATGTCATAACTGAAGAGATGATAAAGGTAATCGGTGATCCGCAAGGAGTTTCTGAAATAAGGACGATAAAGGGTAAGATTGGTAATATCATAAGAGATGTTGTGTCATTTATCCAAGACCTTAACCCTAAAGTAGTTGCAATAGAGGATTTAGAGTATTTTGAAAGTAAAATAGGCAGTGCACTGAGAACTGTGGAGAAAGAACTAGAGAGTCACCTATATAGGAAGGGAGTTAAGTTCAGAAAACTTCCCCCATATTACACAAGCAAAATTTGCTCTAACTGTGGATTCAGGAGAGGTGAAGTGATGGGACCGCTATTTGTCTGTCCATCATGTGGTTACAAGGCTGACAGAGACTTTAACGCTGCGTATAACCTGGCACTACAATGTAAATATACTTGTTAG
- a CDS encoding phosphomethylpyrimidine kinase, whose protein sequence is MRKRPVVMTIAGSDSGGGAGLQADLKTFTALGVFGTVVVTGLTAQNTKGVFKVLEVPPDFVESQIDVIMTDLKPEYAKTGMLANSRIVEVVRKKVREYNIRLVLDPVMVAKSGDLLVTEDTVSALKELIRESVILTPNKFEAEKIVGRKIENLLDLKDTAREIYTKYGVDVVVKGGGSLGGMDYAIVQGEEIELQSKKMETKNTHGSGDVFSASLTAYLAKGHKIKEAIKMAKEFVSKSIEYSLDLGEGNGPVDPFSNVERIIERETAREDAENLLWQLERNPKLIRTVLEEEDKSNVAVLTSYQDVATLAGGIIPYLDKIKVDGPVLINLNNKVTQIANEHKRRIVLSVSLNSNLLNAVQEGIIKITKSGLDGDLILHEGRAYLTANTVEEMIEKLKRVSK, encoded by the coding sequence GTGAGGAAAAGACCTGTAGTTATGACAATAGCAGGCAGTGATTCAGGTGGAGGTGCAGGATTACAAGCTGATCTAAAAACTTTCACAGCATTAGGCGTATTCGGGACAGTAGTAGTCACAGGCTTAACGGCACAAAACACTAAAGGTGTATTCAAAGTCCTTGAAGTTCCTCCAGATTTTGTGGAGTCTCAAATAGATGTGATTATGACTGACCTAAAGCCTGAGTACGCAAAAACAGGAATGCTAGCTAACTCCCGTATAGTTGAGGTAGTGAGAAAAAAGGTAAGGGAATACAACATAAGGCTAGTACTTGACCCGGTAATGGTAGCTAAATCAGGCGACCTACTGGTAACAGAGGATACTGTGTCAGCTTTAAAAGAGTTGATAAGGGAATCCGTAATACTCACTCCGAATAAGTTCGAAGCCGAGAAAATAGTAGGAAGGAAAATTGAGAACTTACTAGACCTTAAAGATACTGCTCGTGAGATCTATACTAAGTATGGCGTTGATGTTGTTGTAAAAGGAGGGGGAAGCTTAGGAGGAATGGATTATGCCATTGTTCAGGGAGAAGAGATTGAATTACAGAGTAAAAAGATGGAAACTAAGAACACTCATGGAAGTGGGGATGTGTTCTCTGCCTCTCTCACCGCGTATTTAGCTAAGGGTCACAAAATTAAGGAAGCAATAAAGATGGCTAAGGAGTTTGTGTCAAAATCAATAGAGTACTCATTAGATTTAGGGGAGGGTAATGGTCCAGTTGATCCTTTTTCTAATGTGGAAAGGATAATCGAAAGAGAAACTGCAAGGGAGGATGCAGAGAATTTGTTGTGGCAACTAGAAAGAAATCCTAAATTAATAAGGACTGTATTGGAGGAGGAAGACAAGAGTAATGTTGCTGTTCTAACCAGTTATCAAGACGTTGCGACATTAGCCGGAGGTATAATACCTTACCTAGATAAGATTAAGGTTGATGGACCTGTACTAATAAACCTCAATAATAAGGTTACACAAATTGCCAATGAGCATAAAAGGAGAATAGTTCTATCAGTTTCCTTAAACAGTAATCTTCTTAACGCTGTTCAGGAGGGTATAATAAAAATTACAAAGAGCGGTCTTGATGGAGACCTAATACTACATGAAGGTAGGGCTTATCTCACGGCTAACACTGTAGAAGAGATGATAGAGAAACTTAAAAGGGTGTCAAAATGA
- a CDS encoding glutamine amidotransferase: protein MCRLLGFSVKGEVDHKALKALIDAARNDLFSRYLNHPHGWGISAIIYRDNKPRVLYFKSPIPIYDDPTFYDIASLLKGDRVIGMIHVRRAGKGFLLGVRHNHPYHVRTKNLDIYFAHNGSISRKAFEDPNYPSTDSYLFLQEIIKNIDRNNLDVKRAYEETIIKLSEFSVTLNSILLSLSNEDVSLLVGHYYNKNKMRDVEDYYKMYRYENFVFSSTVMYYYGVKGEELRQGSVIEI from the coding sequence ATGTGTAGATTATTAGGGTTTTCAGTAAAAGGTGAGGTTGACCATAAGGCTTTGAAAGCCTTAATTGACGCTGCAAGAAATGATTTGTTCTCCAGATACCTGAATCACCCTCATGGTTGGGGAATTTCAGCAATAATATATAGGGATAATAAACCTAGAGTACTCTACTTCAAGTCTCCAATTCCTATATATGATGATCCCACGTTTTATGACATTGCAAGCCTATTAAAAGGAGACAGAGTAATAGGCATGATTCATGTCAGGAGAGCTGGAAAGGGTTTTCTTCTAGGAGTAAGGCATAATCACCCATATCACGTGAGGACAAAGAATCTGGATATTTACTTCGCCCATAATGGATCTATAAGTAGAAAAGCATTTGAAGACCCAAACTACCCTTCAACAGATAGTTACCTTTTCCTGCAAGAAATAATAAAGAACATCGATAGAAACAACCTTGATGTGAAGAGAGCCTATGAGGAGACAATAATCAAGCTGTCTGAGTTTTCAGTCACTTTGAACTCAATACTCTTATCTTTAAGTAATGAGGATGTATCTCTCTTGGTCGGTCATTATTACAATAAGAATAAGATGAGGGATGTTGAAGATTACTACAAGATGTATAGATATGAAAACTTTGTTTTCTCTTCCACTGTTATGTATTACTATGGAGTTAAAGGTGAGGAATTAAGACAGGGTAGTGTAATCGAAATTTAA
- a CDS encoding phosphate permease, translating into MIDLNLILSILIFIFGITLSFIVGGNNSAISLGILVSTNVMKRKYSYLISAISIFSGASIGSLTMFKSVHGIVNTSDELLAKVIIVCILFSSILSFFYLNRMGVPTALSQMIYPSLAVISLVTRIVFLWSAFLVTLVSWMISPLIAIIFALLLYRLVHTFLKSTKGIIEQVKYYRVIILIASALTSFVTGANAVGIIISTGLFALPEYIIVPCYALAAAIGIYLSSWRAVITVGFRVTKLGYASASSALIGSALVSEVFTVFSVPISITQTVMGGIIGLSFRSLTSDIEKQLKQIGRGWLLSPTFSIIVSLALYGIIRSILGF; encoded by the coding sequence ATGATAGATTTAAACCTTATACTATCTATACTTATATTTATTTTTGGTATTACACTGTCTTTTATAGTAGGTGGTAATAACTCTGCAATATCTTTGGGGATTTTAGTTTCGACAAATGTAATGAAGCGAAAATATTCGTATCTGATTAGTGCAATCTCTATATTTTCAGGGGCATCGATTGGAAGTCTAACCATGTTTAAGAGTGTACATGGAATAGTTAATACGTCGGATGAGCTATTAGCAAAAGTTATCATAGTATGTATACTCTTTTCATCAATACTATCCTTCTTCTATCTAAATAGAATGGGGGTTCCTACTGCTCTAAGCCAAATGATATATCCTTCTTTAGCAGTCATCTCACTAGTCACTAGGATAGTTTTCCTTTGGAGCGCTTTCCTTGTGACTTTAGTGTCCTGGATGATTTCACCATTAATAGCAATAATTTTTGCTCTTTTATTATACAGATTAGTCCATACCTTTTTGAAGAGTACAAAAGGGATAATCGAACAGGTGAAGTATTATAGGGTAATCATATTGATAGCCTCTGCATTGACGTCATTTGTGACAGGGGCTAATGCTGTAGGTATTATAATCTCAACTGGGCTCTTTGCATTACCAGAATACATAATAGTACCATGTTATGCACTAGCAGCTGCCATAGGGATTTACCTGAGTTCATGGAGGGCAGTGATCACAGTAGGTTTTAGGGTGACCAAGCTAGGTTATGCAAGTGCGTCCTCAGCACTTATAGGAAGCGCATTAGTATCTGAAGTTTTTACGGTGTTTAGTGTGCCCATATCTATTACGCAAACAGTTATGGGAGGAATAATAGGTTTAAGTTTTAGGAGTCTTACCTCTGATATAGAGAAGCAGTTAAAACAAATAGGTCGCGGTTGGTTACTATCTCCAACATTTTCTATTATAGTATCTTTAGCCTTGTATGGTATAATCAGAAGTATTTTAGGATTTTAA
- a CDS encoding CRISPR-associated protein Cas4, with protein sequence MLVEALINSRIKDYMSHQREEGVLYVTDILRCPMKLRFETMYKEIALSEAFTPATMLGDLVHLGLQEFIKSVYPNSQIEVEGEKTIPVDGKEIKIKGRADAIIQINDEKVIVEIKSARADRSLPHEHHKYQLQIYLWLFGLKRGLLVYVTPDRVTEYSINEPAEEVTIIRLAEETLKAKIAPRYSWECEYCVFKTLCPYKKIK encoded by the coding sequence ATGCTAGTTGAGGCTCTTATAAATTCCAGGATAAAGGACTATATGTCCCACCAAAGAGAAGAAGGAGTATTATACGTTACAGACATACTGAGATGCCCCATGAAACTTAGATTTGAGACCATGTATAAAGAGATTGCACTATCTGAAGCATTCACTCCAGCTACTATGCTCGGAGACCTTGTTCATTTAGGACTACAGGAATTCATAAAGAGTGTATACCCCAACTCTCAAATCGAAGTTGAAGGAGAGAAGACTATTCCAGTAGACGGAAAGGAGATAAAGATTAAGGGTAGAGCAGACGCCATAATACAGATAAACGATGAAAAAGTCATAGTGGAAATAAAGAGCGCTAGGGCAGACAGAAGTCTACCACATGAACATCACAAATATCAACTGCAAATTTACCTTTGGCTTTTTGGGTTAAAAAGAGGACTTTTGGTATATGTAACACCAGATAGGGTCACCGAATACTCGATAAACGAACCCGCTGAGGAGGTCACTATAATAAGATTAGCAGAAGAGACGTTGAAGGCTAAGATAGCTCCACGTTATTCCTGGGAATGTGAATATTGTGTCTTTAAGACGTTGTGTCCCTACAAGAAAATAAAGTGA
- a CDS encoding beta-lactamase: MKITFVGTGAGSTKGSKRVKSSIYVKGSEASILLDLGSGASFKLDDLDLVDFSTIFVTHLHIDHINGIPDHLIYRRIFGLPDVEIKSPPGLYEILSSYQRWNGINIRLVEESKPNGKVGDLNVYSVEACHAIYAVSYVITDSKRKIVYTGDTSQPCEPVMEEIKDADLVIHEASCLEECSKYGHTSVKQLLSMFSSPNKLVMTHIPSQIEDQVKLIAKNYIVAYDGLVLNV; this comes from the coding sequence GTGAAAATAACCTTTGTGGGAACTGGAGCAGGATCAACAAAAGGGAGTAAAAGAGTGAAGTCCTCCATATATGTTAAAGGGAGCGAAGCGTCAATACTACTGGATTTAGGTTCTGGAGCTAGTTTCAAATTAGATGACCTGGACCTAGTAGATTTCTCAACTATATTTGTAACACACTTACATATTGATCATATAAACGGGATCCCTGATCATTTAATATACAGAAGAATCTTCGGTCTTCCTGATGTGGAAATTAAATCTCCCCCTGGACTATATGAAATATTGAGCTCTTATCAGAGGTGGAATGGCATAAACATAAGGCTGGTTGAGGAAAGTAAGCCTAATGGAAAGGTAGGGGACTTAAACGTATATTCTGTAGAGGCTTGCCATGCAATATACGCTGTTTCGTATGTGATAACTGATAGTAAAAGAAAAATTGTTTACACAGGAGACACGTCCCAACCCTGTGAGCCAGTTATGGAGGAAATCAAGGATGCTGATTTGGTCATTCATGAAGCAAGTTGTCTAGAGGAGTGCTCTAAGTATGGGCATACATCTGTTAAGCAACTACTATCAATGTTTTCAAGTCCTAACAAGTTGGTTATGACACATATACCTTCGCAAATAGAAGATCAAGTTAAATTAATAGCCAAGAATTATATAGTAGCATATGATGGGTTAGTATTAAATGTGTAG
- a CDS encoding phosphate transport regulator has translation MVLKIRINREQEVFDKLIKIGEDLKTTAEALRQLINALLVKDDDMKNSSLIKIKSLNEKISMTREELLSVIYSEAFLPDFKEAIVMLTQDLYRASASAKDAGRALTARRVDEKCLTTLKESLLSYISIILEASDKVVLMLSLLPKDIASALKVGKEVQMLERSGDEIKDMIITRLYDMEDSLHLISLLQTRDAIFFLDDILDSMESAVLSIEILYATLKS, from the coding sequence ATGGTACTAAAAATTAGAATCAACAGAGAGCAAGAGGTATTTGACAAGCTAATTAAAATAGGAGAAGATTTGAAAACTACAGCTGAAGCTTTGAGACAGTTAATAAACGCCCTATTGGTCAAGGACGACGACATGAAAAACAGTAGTCTAATTAAAATCAAATCTTTGAATGAAAAGATAAGCATGACTAGGGAGGAGTTACTCTCAGTGATATACAGTGAAGCGTTTCTGCCGGACTTTAAGGAGGCTATAGTTATGCTTACACAAGATCTATACAGGGCAAGTGCTTCAGCGAAGGACGCAGGTAGGGCGTTGACAGCCAGGAGAGTTGATGAAAAGTGTCTGACAACTCTGAAGGAAAGTCTTCTCTCATATATTTCTATAATTCTTGAGGCATCTGATAAAGTAGTTTTAATGTTGTCCCTATTACCAAAGGACATAGCCTCAGCCCTTAAAGTTGGAAAAGAGGTGCAGATGTTGGAGAGGAGTGGAGATGAAATTAAAGACATGATCATAACGAGGCTATACGATATGGAGGATTCACTCCATCTAATAAGTCTCTTACAGACAAGAGATGCCATATTTTTCCTTGACGATATATTGGATAGCATGGAGAGTGCAGTACTAAGTATAGAAATATTATACGCTACATTAAAATCCTAA
- a CDS encoding DEAD/DEAH box helicase: protein MEEITVEDLPVDNKVKDIIKSRGIKKLNPPQTEAVKKGLIEDKRLLITTPTASGKTLMAELGMISHLLNKGGKAIYVTPLRALTSEKYSTFKDWEKLGFKVGVTSGDYDTDDPWLRNFDIIVTTYEKLDSLWRHSAEWLKDIDYFVLDEFHYMNDGDRGPVVEGVAVRAKRQGTILALSATIGNAKDVAKWLNADIVATNWRPVPLKEGVMYSEGKKGHIILYSDGTTNKLKGDDPIMAYTLDILSKGGQVIIFRSSRKYAETTAMKISQYMNFVKLDDKKLLEAAERIKEVEDAGSNEKEVLYNLIVRGVAFHHAGLSKGLRDIIEASFRERIIKVITATPTLAAGVNLPARAVVIGDIYRFNRKIVGFTEMISTMEYRQMSGRAGRPGYDDHGEAIILVRSKVEVDKVIDKYLHSDIEPIESKLGAEGPFFSFVLSLIASEGEITEDRLKDYVEDTMLSKQLVRKYYNNAIDWLSKNEFIMSDDDRLQLTKFGRRVSDLYLNPFTAVTIKNYLERAESPCDIAYFHLIAYTPDGPLVSVGRNEEDALLDNLDCELIIDEPDDELEFSNYISALKVAFILKDWIEEVDEDTILGKYGIGSGDLRAIVDTMEWLTYGAFHVSSILDLNQHASVLEKLHKRIADGVKEELLELVRVPGIGRARARLLFNQGIKKPEDIVMKPERVKSLLGQNLGEKIVKEAARIIA, encoded by the coding sequence ATGGAAGAAATAACCGTAGAAGATTTGCCTGTCGATAATAAGGTCAAGGACATAATAAAGAGCAGGGGTATTAAGAAGCTTAACCCTCCCCAGACCGAAGCTGTGAAAAAAGGTTTGATAGAGGACAAGAGGCTTCTCATAACTACTCCTACTGCCTCAGGTAAGACTCTTATGGCAGAATTGGGGATGATATCCCATTTACTGAATAAGGGCGGTAAAGCGATCTATGTAACTCCTCTGAGAGCTCTAACCAGCGAGAAGTACTCCACTTTTAAAGATTGGGAAAAACTTGGCTTTAAGGTAGGTGTAACCAGTGGAGACTATGATACTGATGATCCTTGGTTACGTAACTTTGACATAATCGTTACAACATACGAGAAACTAGATTCGTTGTGGAGGCACAGCGCTGAGTGGTTGAAGGACATTGATTACTTCGTGTTGGACGAATTCCATTATATGAATGATGGAGATCGTGGTCCTGTGGTTGAAGGTGTAGCCGTGAGGGCTAAGAGACAGGGAACTATCCTAGCTTTAAGTGCTACCATTGGAAATGCGAAAGATGTGGCAAAATGGTTAAACGCTGATATAGTTGCAACCAATTGGAGACCTGTACCATTGAAGGAAGGGGTTATGTATTCAGAAGGGAAAAAAGGGCACATAATTCTTTACTCTGATGGGACAACGAACAAGTTAAAGGGAGACGACCCTATAATGGCCTACACATTAGACATATTGTCCAAAGGAGGTCAGGTAATAATTTTTAGGTCGTCAAGAAAATACGCTGAGACCACAGCAATGAAGATCTCACAGTATATGAATTTTGTTAAATTAGATGATAAAAAACTGTTAGAAGCAGCCGAGAGGATAAAGGAAGTAGAAGATGCTGGAAGCAACGAGAAAGAAGTACTGTATAATTTGATTGTAAGAGGAGTAGCTTTTCATCACGCTGGTCTGTCAAAGGGCTTAAGGGATATAATAGAAGCCTCGTTTAGGGAAAGAATTATTAAAGTTATAACAGCCACTCCCACACTAGCCGCTGGAGTAAATCTTCCTGCGAGAGCAGTAGTAATAGGTGATATTTACAGATTCAACAGGAAGATAGTTGGTTTTACGGAAATGATATCGACTATGGAGTACAGACAAATGAGCGGAAGAGCGGGCAGACCTGGTTATGATGATCACGGAGAGGCTATTATTCTGGTAAGGTCTAAAGTAGAGGTCGATAAGGTAATAGATAAGTACCTCCATTCAGACATAGAGCCCATAGAGTCAAAACTGGGTGCTGAGGGACCGTTCTTCTCTTTCGTGTTAAGTTTAATAGCATCAGAAGGTGAAATTACTGAAGACAGACTCAAGGATTATGTGGAAGATACAATGTTGTCTAAGCAACTTGTCAGGAAATACTACAACAACGCCATTGACTGGTTAAGTAAAAACGAGTTCATAATGAGTGATGACGATAGACTCCAGTTAACAAAATTCGGCAGGAGAGTGTCAGACCTTTACCTAAATCCCTTTACTGCAGTTACAATTAAGAATTACCTGGAGAGAGCTGAGAGTCCATGTGATATAGCCTATTTTCACTTGATAGCTTACACACCTGATGGACCCTTAGTAAGTGTAGGTAGAAATGAAGAAGACGCCCTACTTGACAATTTAGACTGTGAGCTAATAATAGATGAACCTGATGATGAACTTGAGTTTTCAAATTACATTTCAGCACTCAAAGTGGCATTTATTCTTAAGGACTGGATTGAGGAGGTAGATGAAGATACAATACTTGGTAAATATGGCATAGGATCAGGAGATTTAAGGGCAATAGTTGACACAATGGAGTGGTTGACATATGGTGCTTTTCACGTATCTTCAATCCTTGATTTAAATCAACATGCCTCAGTTCTAGAGAAGTTACATAAGAGGATAGCCGACGGGGTTAAGGAGGAGTTGTTAGAGTTGGTCAGAGTTCCAGGTATAGGTAGAGCTAGAGCTCGATTATTATTCAACCAGGGAATAAAGAAACCTGAGGACATAGTTATGAAACCTGAGAGAGTAAAGAGTTTACTCGGACAAAATCTAGGTGAGAAAATTGTCAAAGAGGCTGCAAGAATTATTGCTTGA
- a CDS encoding CopG family transcripitonal regulator, giving the protein MNGVKKLDDNTFELEMSGVKTISFKLDDDFLQEVDKMVRLLGYTNRSDLIRDAILEYISELEDKT; this is encoded by the coding sequence ATGAATGGCGTCAAGAAACTCGACGATAATACCTTTGAACTTGAAATGAGCGGTGTTAAAACCATTTCCTTTAAACTTGATGATGACTTTTTGCAGGAAGTCGATAAAATGGTAAGACTTCTTGGTTATACAAATAGAAGTGATCTTATAAGAGATGCTATACTTGAATACATCAGTGAGTTAGAAGATAAAACATGA
- a CDS encoding ribokinase encodes MIVVVGSYNVDFLIKVRDFPSEGETVFSDGVYIDHGGKGSNQAVSASRLGGSVRLISAVGNDEFGKRAIKFWEDERLDIAYVKIKNALTGSAYIVFDRKGRNFIVVNRGANALLNEEDLDGCLNGDILLTQLEVNENIVKKALKEFPGVKILNPAPAVLNDKSLLEYVDILTPNEIEFKELTGTQDFNYGIDLLLKKVKRAVIVTLGEKGAYIGTRERRILIPTLTVDAIDTTGAGDVFNASLAVYLEKGYSLERAVRISNIISAYSTTRIGALGPRLSEVSELIEKE; translated from the coding sequence ATGATCGTTGTTGTTGGAAGTTATAATGTGGATTTTCTAATTAAGGTTAGAGATTTCCCATCAGAGGGAGAAACAGTTTTCAGTGATGGTGTCTACATAGATCACGGAGGGAAGGGCTCAAATCAAGCTGTATCTGCGTCAAGATTAGGTGGAAGCGTTAGGTTAATCTCTGCAGTGGGTAATGACGAGTTCGGAAAAAGGGCTATAAAATTTTGGGAGGACGAAAGGTTAGATATTGCGTATGTGAAAATTAAAAACGCGTTAACAGGCTCTGCTTACATAGTCTTTGATAGGAAAGGGAGGAACTTCATAGTTGTGAATAGAGGAGCAAATGCTCTCCTCAATGAAGAGGACTTAGATGGATGTTTAAATGGAGATATTTTACTTACACAATTGGAAGTGAACGAGAACATTGTTAAGAAAGCATTGAAGGAGTTCCCCGGTGTTAAAATATTAAATCCAGCCCCTGCTGTTCTTAATGACAAGTCCCTGCTCGAATACGTTGATATTTTGACGCCAAATGAAATTGAGTTTAAGGAATTGACAGGCACTCAAGATTTCAACTACGGAATAGACTTACTCTTAAAGAAAGTTAAGAGGGCAGTAATAGTAACGTTAGGTGAAAAGGGAGCTTACATAGGCACAAGGGAGAGGAGAATTTTAATCCCTACACTTACAGTAGACGCTATTGACACTACAGGAGCTGGTGATGTTTTTAATGCATCCCTGGCGGTTTACCTTGAGAAGGGCTATAGTTTAGAGAGGGCGGTGAGAATCTCTAACATAATCTCAGCGTATTCAACTACAAGGATAGGTGCCTTAGGACCCAGGTTGAGCGAGGTGAGTGAATTAATTGAAAAAGAGTGA